Proteins encoded within one genomic window of Ovis aries strain OAR_USU_Benz2616 breed Rambouillet chromosome 1, ARS-UI_Ramb_v3.0, whole genome shotgun sequence:
- the CEP19 gene encoding centrosomal protein of 19 kDa yields the protein MMCTAKKCGIRFQPPAIILIYENEMKGKNRQRIMPVRNFSKYSDCSRAAEQLKNNPRHKGYLEQVSLKQLEKLFSFLRGNLWGQSLAETMEQIQRETTIDPEEDLNKLDDKELAKRKSIMDELFEKNQKKKDDPDFVYDIEVEFPQDEQLQSCGWDTESAEDF from the exons ATGATGTGCACTGCCAAAAAATGTGGAATTAGGTTCCAGCCTCCGGCTATTATCTTAATCTACGAGAatgaaatgaaggggaaaaatcGCCAGCGCATCATGCCAGTCCGAAACTTTTCCAAGTATTCAG ATTGCAGCAGAGCTGCCGAACAATTAAAGAATAATCCACGACACAAGGGTTACCTGGAACAGGTATCCCTGAAGCAGCTGGAGAAGTTATTCAGCTTTTTACGAGGTAACTTGTGGGGGCAGAGCCTGGCAGAAACAATGGAACAGATTCAACGGGAAACAACCATTGATCCTGAGGAAGACCTGAACAAACTAGATGACAAGGAACTTGCCAAAAGGAAGAGCATCATGGATGAACTTTTTGAGAAAAATCAGAAGAAGAAGGATGATCCAGATTTTGTCTATGATATTGAAGTGGAGTTCCCACAGGATGAACAGCTACAGTCCTGTGGCTGGGACACAGAGTCAGCTGAAgatttctga